Proteins encoded together in one Lathyrus oleraceus cultivar Zhongwan6 chromosome 5, CAAS_Psat_ZW6_1.0, whole genome shotgun sequence window:
- the LOC127086482 gene encoding 21.7 kDa class VI heat shock protein, giving the protein MASSNKKLEVSFDDQIPNKWCVSLGEETFKRFFSSLSSNQIVYKVFGDGSVFSPMLFGKFFDPCDAFPLWEFESDVLLSHLRSFNQTTIDWHHTEEGYMLKAEIPGTGKNNIQVHVDKGKVLEISGQWKQQRESKTNDWKCGHWWENGYVRRLEIPEDADWKNLAAFIYNDIFLEIQIPKIQKGYDAHGKDLA; this is encoded by the exons ATGGCTAGTTCTAACAAGAAACTTGAAGTGAGTTTTGATGATCAAATTCCAAATAAATGGTGTGTTTCATTAGGAGAAGAAACTTTCAAAAGATTCTTTAGTAGCTTGAGTAGTAATCAAATAGTTTACAAGGTTTTTGGTGATGGATCAGTTTTTAGTCCAATGTTGTTTGGAAAATTCTTTGATCCTTGTGATGCATTTCCTCTATGGGAGTTTGAATCAGATGTTTTGTTGTCTCATCTGAGAAGCTTCAATCAAACCACTATTGATTGGCATCATACAGAGGAAGGTTATATGTTAAAAGCTGAAATACCAG GAACTGGAAAAAACAACATTCAAGTCCATGTTGataaagggaaggtgttagaaATTAGTGGACAATGGAAGCAGCAAAGAGAGTCAAAGACAAACGATTGGAAGTGTGGCCATTGGTGGGAAAATGGATATGTAAGAAGGCTTGAGATCCCAGAGGATGCAGATTGGAAGAACTTAGCAGCATTCatatacaatgacatatttttaGAAATTCAAATACCAAAAATCCAAAAGGGCTATGATGCTCATGGAAAGGATTTGGCTTGA